The Edaphobacter sp. 12200R-103 genome contains a region encoding:
- a CDS encoding glucoamylase family protein — MIPSRALTRRRALQWIGGSLLGGLAFPSLENTALAAPRPARLDPDATAFLDEMERQACLYFYEQADPATGQILDRANNHLPAGQMDPRFASSIAATGFGLTALCIADSRKYLPSDRIRRRVIATLQFHLKPMPTEHGFYYHFNDVKTGLPLLNVEVSPIDTAIFLCGILTCRAYFKDPKITDLATQIYNRVDWPWMLNNGQTFALGWLPATGFLTPRWDHYAEMMMMYLLAIGSPTHPIDPSFWKNFSRPRVRFEKFHFISGHDPLFIHLYSHAWFDFYRKRDSYADYFANSVTAVRAHKAFCLSLNRGYTDDYWGLTASDWMHGYTAWGGPPLMGPIDGSVVPCATAGSMPFLPEDCLRVLRSLKEKFGQYAWGRYGPCDAFHPDLAWYDADVLGIDLGISVLMIENYRSGFVWKHFMANPEPPNALKLAGFRNY; from the coding sequence ATGATTCCTTCGCGCGCGCTCACGCGCCGAAGAGCGTTGCAATGGATTGGTGGCTCTCTTCTCGGCGGCCTGGCGTTTCCGTCTCTCGAGAACACCGCCCTGGCGGCCCCGCGACCGGCGCGGCTCGATCCCGACGCTACCGCCTTTCTCGATGAGATGGAGCGGCAGGCCTGCCTCTACTTTTATGAACAGGCAGATCCCGCGACCGGACAGATACTGGACCGCGCCAACAATCATCTGCCCGCAGGACAAATGGACCCCCGCTTTGCGTCCAGTATCGCGGCTACGGGATTCGGTCTTACCGCTCTCTGCATTGCAGACAGCCGGAAGTATCTCCCATCCGATCGAATCCGGCGACGTGTCATCGCCACCCTTCAGTTCCACTTGAAGCCGATGCCAACCGAGCATGGCTTCTACTACCACTTCAACGATGTCAAAACAGGACTTCCGCTGCTCAATGTCGAGGTCTCGCCGATCGATACAGCGATCTTTCTGTGCGGAATCCTTACCTGCCGCGCATACTTCAAAGACCCTAAGATCACCGATCTCGCCACCCAGATTTACAACCGCGTCGACTGGCCCTGGATGCTCAACAACGGGCAGACCTTCGCGCTGGGTTGGCTTCCGGCGACTGGATTCCTGACGCCGCGATGGGATCACTATGCAGAGATGATGATGATGTATCTGCTGGCGATCGGATCCCCGACGCATCCCATCGATCCTTCCTTCTGGAAGAACTTCTCGCGACCGCGTGTCAGGTTCGAGAAGTTTCATTTCATCAGCGGCCACGATCCGCTCTTTATCCACCTGTATTCCCACGCCTGGTTCGACTTCTACCGGAAGCGGGACTCCTACGCAGACTACTTTGCAAACTCCGTCACCGCCGTCCGAGCGCACAAGGCATTCTGCCTCAGCCTGAACCGCGGCTACACCGACGACTATTGGGGGCTGACCGCCTCCGACTGGATGCATGGTTACACCGCATGGGGAGGGCCACCGTTGATGGGACCGATCGACGGAAGCGTAGTTCCGTGCGCCACGGCGGGATCGATGCCCTTCCTGCCGGAAGACTGCCTGCGCGTGCTTCGCTCCCTTAAGGAAAAGTTCGGCCAGTATGCCTGGGGGAGGTATGGCCCGTGCGATGCATTCCATCCTGACCTGGCATGGTATGACGCGGACGTCCTCGGCATCGACCTCGGCATCAGTGTCTTGATGATCGAGAACTACCGTTCCGGCTTCGTCTGGAAGCACTTTATGGCAAACCCTGAACCCCCCAACGCCTTGAAGCTTGCCGGCTTCAGAAATTATTAA
- a CDS encoding CRTAC1 family protein — MGIRYDGQFWFCIAVGLFCCRFAATQTSPAGAAGPPGRAPELVDITASTQIHFEHLASPEQRYIVESMGGGVALLDYDGDGWLDIYFTNGPSVAMALEGKKARSALYRNNHDGTFSDVSAKAGVEYPCWAMGAATGDYNNDGHPDLVVSCFGGVILYRNNGDGTFTDVTKQTGLDKDTGWATGVTFGDYDGDGKVDLFVPHYVDFDLKDLPTFGSRKTCQYHEVPVQCGPRGLKGYPDTLYHNNGDGTFTEVARSAGVDDAKRFFGLGAVWSDFDNDGKIDLFVGNDGEPNYLYHNEGGGHFREVGYDAGVAVSDDGIEQANMGLALGDYMHTGRMSAAITHFSDEYAVLYRNDGNLSFSEVSHAAGIARPTERFVGWGDAFVDLDNSGWLDLVLVNGHVYPQVDNAAVGTAYREPKLVFENQRNGTFKDVSARIGAVVTTPQVSRGMAVGDLFNRGRLDLVIENLTGGPLILEARPNPSNHWISIALEGTPSNRMALNARVFVTAGGMRQMDEVRSGGSYLSQSDTRLHFGLGSASRVDKLEIRWPDGSSQVFQNVAGDRFYQIREGQKLTEEANH, encoded by the coding sequence ATGGGTATCCGGTACGACGGGCAGTTCTGGTTCTGCATTGCTGTTGGCCTGTTTTGCTGTCGATTTGCGGCAACGCAAACGAGTCCTGCTGGGGCTGCGGGCCCTCCGGGGAGAGCTCCTGAACTGGTCGATATCACTGCATCCACGCAGATCCATTTCGAGCACCTGGCCAGCCCCGAGCAGAGATACATCGTCGAATCGATGGGTGGAGGCGTTGCGCTGCTGGACTACGACGGCGACGGGTGGCTCGATATCTACTTTACGAATGGCCCGAGTGTCGCGATGGCTCTCGAAGGAAAGAAGGCCAGGAGCGCTCTCTACAGGAACAACCACGATGGAACTTTTTCCGACGTCTCGGCCAAGGCGGGCGTAGAGTACCCCTGCTGGGCTATGGGAGCAGCGACCGGCGACTACAACAATGATGGGCATCCCGATCTGGTGGTGAGTTGCTTTGGAGGTGTCATCCTCTACCGTAATAACGGCGACGGCACGTTTACCGATGTCACAAAGCAGACGGGCCTGGATAAGGACACTGGCTGGGCGACCGGCGTCACGTTCGGAGACTACGACGGCGATGGCAAGGTGGATCTGTTTGTGCCGCACTATGTCGACTTTGACCTGAAAGATCTTCCCACCTTCGGATCCCGTAAGACCTGCCAGTACCACGAGGTTCCGGTTCAATGCGGTCCTCGCGGACTCAAGGGCTATCCAGATACGCTCTACCACAATAACGGCGACGGTACTTTTACCGAGGTGGCAAGGTCAGCCGGTGTCGACGATGCCAAACGATTCTTCGGACTTGGAGCTGTATGGTCCGACTTCGATAACGACGGGAAGATCGATCTGTTTGTGGGCAACGATGGAGAGCCAAACTACCTGTACCACAATGAAGGAGGCGGCCACTTTCGCGAGGTCGGATACGATGCCGGCGTTGCCGTTAGCGACGACGGAATCGAGCAGGCCAACATGGGGCTTGCTCTCGGTGACTACATGCACACCGGTCGCATGAGCGCTGCGATTACGCATTTCAGCGACGAATATGCTGTTCTGTACCGCAACGATGGCAACCTGAGCTTTAGCGAAGTGTCGCATGCAGCCGGTATTGCGCGCCCGACGGAACGCTTCGTCGGATGGGGAGACGCCTTTGTCGATCTGGACAATTCCGGATGGCTCGATCTTGTCCTGGTGAACGGTCATGTCTATCCGCAGGTCGACAATGCAGCCGTGGGGACTGCCTACCGCGAGCCCAAGCTGGTCTTCGAGAACCAGCGCAATGGCACCTTTAAAGATGTGAGTGCGCGGATAGGGGCAGTGGTTACGACCCCGCAGGTAAGCCGGGGAATGGCGGTTGGGGATCTCTTTAATCGCGGCAGGCTCGACCTGGTTATTGAAAACTTAACGGGGGGACCCCTGATCCTGGAAGCCAGACCGAATCCATCCAATCACTGGATCAGCATCGCCCTCGAAGGCACCCCATCAAACCGGATGGCATTGAACGCGCGTGTTTTTGTTACGGCTGGCGGCATGCGACAGATGGATGAAGTTCGTAGCGGAGGCAGCTATCTTTCCCAGAGCGACACGCGGCTCCACTTTGGACTCGGATCTGCCAGCCGCGTCGATAAGCTGGAGATCCGATGGCCTGACGGAAGCTCACAGGTCTTTCAGAATGTAGCGGGTGACCGTTTCTATCAGATTCGGGAAGGGCAAAAACTCACCGAGGAAGCGAATCATTAA
- a CDS encoding carboxypeptidase-like regulatory domain-containing protein: MKRYSIWLLTVWAVLCLAGTQDTAHAQSMNAGDIRGIVTDPSGAAIPDVTVTVLNKNTGVSKNFNTNQDGLYDTSSIVPGTYELTFSKDGFQKFVRSGITIQVGNVTVNAQLSVGAVTEQVVVNTDLPLLSTENAEQTTTLEAKTMAELPQTGTPNWENFTILVPGATGAPGGSQGAKSPGQEVAVNGNLPFSTVLADGAAITLPSSANADVMIFETIQEVKVSASAFSAQYGVGGIMFNQISKGGTNSFHGSAYEYFQNDALNAASYAFAHKTRQQAIAKVRYNNFGFSVGGPIFKKRLFFFFDYDKIINHGAAAQGYRTVPTDAMLNGDFTGLPTIYDPATTVLTQATGTRPLPGVAGQTQKCPCYDRLSFAQEYGNGNRIPASRLDPVAKASGALFPRPNTPPTIASNGLPQNNFFYNVPNSQPFQKFFGRADFDITSNNRLTMTETASDNPAFSNGEGFCPINCQSQDVSRHNAQITDVWTISPNVINELRVGYTNQMNYFVPASLGEGYPAKLGWQFAKADVLPQYNINQFYTIQPAINAVYKEHVYDPSDVVTLIRGKHILHFGGEFLFFRDNSTAWGNINPGIMTYTGQYTASTNVTNGTGLSYADFLLGQTEKWSAQVTPEYGGRMRLPQVFVQDDYKVTPNLTLNLGLRYQIQSGWGEVKGNMRAFDPKVQNPATGTMGAMWYGSTKANGRTTLQAPVYNTFLPRVGFAWLMHPDTTLRGGFGLYAYNWSLDTYGGGMGGAFGTQGNLEDQAPNVNPVVVLGSSGANLPYLNATTAPEGFNGQQVSYNQYHSPVGGSYQWNLSLQKQVGSDLVMELAYVASHGHDLPFPVDINQVHKENLTPNDTGARPYPQYRGIQGSTNNALSNYNSLQAIIQKRMSHGLSFNFSYVWSHFMSDMDSSGWGSRAGAQNYQDAYNPRANYANSNFDVRNAFKGNVVYQLPFGRGRQFLNNNMFLDEVIGGWQASGTLTLLSGQPFTVYMDQNASSYTLTSNGRWYPNLVGTPTLSNRGAFHGTNQWFNEAAYAQPTPGTLGTNGRNSLNGPGLSNVNFSLGKSFSIWENVKFQVRADASNIFNHPSFGLPNGALTLTSGAVNTGTSTIRSTTVGGRTMQLSGRITF, from the coding sequence ATGAAACGCTATTCCATATGGCTCCTGACGGTCTGGGCGGTGCTATGTCTGGCAGGAACGCAGGATACTGCGCATGCCCAGAGTATGAACGCCGGCGATATTCGAGGCATTGTGACGGACCCCAGCGGCGCCGCGATCCCCGATGTTACTGTCACGGTTCTCAACAAGAACACGGGAGTGTCGAAAAATTTCAACACCAACCAGGACGGTCTGTACGATACCTCCTCTATTGTTCCGGGCACCTACGAGCTGACCTTCAGCAAAGATGGATTTCAGAAGTTTGTCCGGTCCGGAATCACCATTCAGGTAGGTAATGTCACCGTCAATGCGCAGCTCAGTGTGGGTGCCGTAACGGAACAGGTCGTCGTGAATACCGATTTGCCCCTGCTCTCTACCGAGAACGCCGAGCAGACCACGACGCTGGAAGCCAAGACTATGGCGGAGCTTCCTCAAACAGGAACGCCGAACTGGGAGAACTTTACCATTCTGGTGCCAGGCGCAACGGGTGCGCCCGGCGGATCTCAGGGAGCTAAGAGCCCGGGACAGGAAGTGGCGGTCAACGGAAATCTCCCGTTTAGCACGGTTCTTGCGGACGGCGCTGCCATTACGCTGCCTTCCAGCGCTAACGCCGATGTGATGATCTTCGAGACCATCCAGGAAGTAAAGGTCAGTGCTTCGGCATTTTCTGCCCAGTATGGGGTTGGCGGCATCATGTTCAACCAGATCAGCAAGGGCGGAACGAACAGCTTCCATGGATCGGCCTATGAGTACTTTCAGAACGATGCCCTGAACGCTGCCAGCTATGCATTCGCCCACAAGACCAGGCAGCAGGCGATTGCCAAGGTTCGTTACAACAATTTTGGTTTCTCGGTAGGCGGACCGATCTTCAAAAAGAGACTCTTCTTCTTCTTCGATTACGACAAGATCATCAATCATGGCGCTGCAGCGCAGGGGTACAGAACCGTTCCTACGGATGCGATGCTGAATGGCGACTTTACTGGTCTGCCTACCATCTATGACCCGGCCACTACGGTTCTGACTCAGGCAACCGGGACTCGGCCGCTGCCCGGAGTTGCCGGCCAGACTCAGAAGTGCCCCTGTTACGACCGTCTCTCTTTCGCGCAGGAGTATGGCAATGGAAACAGGATTCCCGCGAGCCGGCTGGACCCGGTGGCCAAGGCTTCCGGGGCGCTCTTCCCCAGGCCCAATACTCCTCCGACCATCGCCAGCAATGGTCTTCCGCAGAATAATTTTTTCTATAACGTTCCCAACTCGCAGCCGTTCCAGAAGTTCTTTGGCCGGGCGGACTTCGACATCACGAGCAATAACCGTCTGACCATGACGGAGACAGCAAGCGATAATCCGGCCTTTTCCAATGGCGAGGGCTTCTGTCCTATCAACTGCCAGTCGCAGGACGTCAGCAGACACAACGCCCAGATTACCGATGTGTGGACGATTTCACCGAATGTCATCAATGAGCTACGGGTTGGTTATACCAACCAGATGAACTACTTTGTTCCCGCCTCGCTGGGCGAAGGTTATCCGGCAAAGCTGGGATGGCAGTTTGCGAAAGCTGACGTTTTACCGCAGTACAACATCAACCAGTTCTATACGATTCAGCCTGCAATCAATGCAGTCTACAAAGAGCACGTCTACGACCCCTCGGATGTTGTCACCCTTATCCGCGGCAAGCACATTCTCCACTTTGGTGGTGAATTCCTGTTCTTCCGCGACAATTCCACTGCCTGGGGAAATATCAATCCGGGCATCATGACCTACACCGGCCAATACACAGCTTCGACGAATGTAACGAATGGTACCGGGTTGTCGTACGCCGACTTCCTTCTAGGTCAGACAGAGAAGTGGAGTGCGCAGGTGACGCCGGAGTATGGCGGGCGTATGCGGTTACCCCAGGTGTTTGTCCAGGACGATTACAAAGTCACGCCAAACCTCACCCTCAACCTCGGTCTTCGTTATCAGATTCAGTCGGGCTGGGGTGAAGTGAAGGGTAATATGCGGGCCTTCGATCCGAAGGTTCAGAATCCGGCGACCGGCACCATGGGAGCCATGTGGTATGGCTCGACAAAGGCGAATGGGCGTACGACGTTGCAGGCTCCTGTCTACAACACGTTTCTTCCCCGTGTAGGTTTTGCGTGGCTGATGCATCCTGACACGACGCTTCGCGGCGGGTTCGGTCTGTATGCCTACAACTGGAGTCTGGATACCTACGGCGGTGGTATGGGAGGAGCGTTTGGCACGCAGGGCAACCTTGAAGACCAGGCGCCCAATGTAAATCCGGTCGTTGTGCTGGGATCGTCCGGCGCAAATCTGCCGTACCTGAATGCGACGACTGCCCCGGAGGGATTCAACGGACAGCAGGTGTCCTACAACCAGTATCACTCTCCTGTGGGTGGTTCCTATCAGTGGAACCTGAGTCTGCAGAAACAGGTGGGATCGGATTTGGTGATGGAACTGGCCTATGTCGCCAGCCACGGTCACGATCTGCCGTTTCCTGTGGATATCAACCAGGTTCATAAAGAGAACCTGACGCCAAATGACACGGGTGCTCGACCGTACCCGCAGTATCGCGGGATTCAGGGCAGCACCAACAATGCGCTATCAAACTACAACTCGCTCCAGGCGATCATTCAGAAGCGCATGTCGCATGGTTTGAGCTTCAACTTCAGCTATGTCTGGTCACACTTTATGAGCGACATGGATTCGTCTGGATGGGGAAGCCGGGCGGGCGCCCAGAACTATCAGGACGCCTACAACCCCAGGGCGAACTATGCAAACTCGAACTTTGACGTGAGAAACGCCTTTAAAGGCAACGTGGTGTATCAGCTTCCTTTCGGGAGAGGACGCCAGTTCCTGAACAACAACATGTTCCTGGATGAGGTGATTGGTGGATGGCAGGCTTCGGGCACACTCACACTTCTGAGCGGCCAGCCCTTCACGGTGTACATGGACCAAAATGCATCGTCGTACACGCTTACCTCCAATGGCAGGTGGTATCCCAACCTGGTTGGAACACCCACGTTGTCGAATCGTGGGGCTTTCCATGGAACGAACCAGTGGTTCAACGAGGCGGCTTATGCGCAGCCGACTCCAGGAACCCTGGGCACGAATGGCAGGAATTCGCTGAATGGGCCCGGACTGAGCAACGTGAACTTCTCGCTTGGCAAGTCGTTCTCTATCTGGGAGAACGTGAAGTTCCAGGTACGGGCGGATGCCAGCAACATCTTCAATCATCCGAGCTTCGGGTTGCCCAACGGTGCCCTTACGCTCACTTCAGGAGCCGTCAACACCGGAACTTCGACCATCCGATCGACTACGGTCGGCGGTCGTACGATGCAGTTGAGCGGCCGCATCACGTTCTAA
- a CDS encoding tetratricopeptide repeat protein, with translation MKVRAVFLFFCLSVANCGMAQQAASAGEASAHQQRAHQYLNQKKTDLAAKEFAAVLATDPKNLDAQANLGVLLYFKKDYEGAEPHLRSAVEQKPDLTKIRALLGMCERRLGKMDDARKDLEAVVGQLDDPSIRTEVGLELIEMDTASHDLPRAASVVELLRQKSPADPRVLYAAYRIYTDLAGEALLGLSLAAPDSGQMYQAIAHELVQQRDMNGAITDFRKAIAANPDLPGIHYELGEALHSSDDLTLRAEAEEQYKMAVAANPSDEKAITRLGDVAFDKGDLDGAAVSYKKALALAPGDADALIGLARVYTEKNDLQAAAPLLERVVNADVSNVQAHYRLSVVYRRLKRPEDAKRQLEQYQKYKEMKEKLRKIYKNLRLEDTDASPDNEGR, from the coding sequence ATGAAGGTCCGGGCTGTCTTTCTGTTCTTCTGTCTCTCTGTTGCAAATTGCGGCATGGCCCAGCAGGCTGCTTCTGCCGGCGAGGCCAGCGCCCATCAGCAACGGGCACATCAATATTTGAATCAGAAAAAAACAGACCTGGCGGCGAAAGAGTTCGCTGCAGTTCTCGCGACTGATCCGAAGAATCTGGATGCGCAGGCCAATCTTGGGGTTTTGCTTTACTTCAAGAAGGATTATGAGGGCGCCGAACCGCATCTTCGGAGTGCCGTCGAACAGAAGCCCGACCTGACGAAGATTCGTGCGCTTCTGGGCATGTGTGAGCGGCGTCTCGGAAAGATGGACGATGCCAGGAAGGATCTGGAGGCGGTCGTTGGCCAGCTTGACGACCCCAGCATCCGCACGGAAGTTGGCCTTGAGCTGATTGAGATGGACACGGCCAGCCACGATCTTCCGCGCGCCGCTTCCGTTGTGGAGCTGCTGCGTCAGAAGAGTCCTGCCGATCCTCGCGTCCTGTACGCAGCCTACCGAATCTATACCGACCTCGCCGGTGAGGCGCTGCTGGGCCTTTCGCTGGCGGCTCCGGACTCCGGCCAGATGTACCAGGCCATCGCGCACGAACTGGTGCAGCAACGTGACATGAATGGCGCCATCACCGATTTTCGTAAGGCGATCGCGGCAAATCCCGATCTGCCGGGAATCCATTACGAGTTGGGAGAGGCCCTTCATTCCTCCGACGATCTAACCCTGCGCGCCGAGGCCGAAGAGCAGTACAAGATGGCGGTTGCCGCCAATCCATCCGACGAAAAAGCCATTACGCGCCTGGGAGATGTGGCCTTCGACAAGGGTGACCTCGATGGCGCTGCTGTTTCCTACAAGAAGGCTCTGGCGCTGGCGCCTGGCGATGCAGATGCGCTGATCGGACTGGCGCGGGTCTATACCGAGAAAAACGATCTTCAGGCCGCCGCTCCATTGCTGGAGCGCGTCGTGAACGCAGACGTATCGAATGTGCAGGCTCACTACAGGCTCAGCGTCGTTTATCGCAGGCTGAAACGGCCTGAAGATGCCAAACGCCAGCTGGAGCAGTACCAGAAGTACAAGGAGATGAAGGAGAAGCTAAGAAAGATCTACAAGAACCTGCGGCTCGAAGACACAGATGCCTCGCCGGACAACGAGGGGCGCTGA
- a CDS encoding LacI family DNA-binding transcriptional regulator, with protein MQKPPPNANGPRHANLKMLAEYLGLSPSTVSFVLNNTPGRSIPESTRARVKAAAEKFNYRPSMIARTLQGKRMQTIGILLPELGEGYHSQVLSGVGDLLMGKDYFYFTVHHRHRKELVNAYPSLLRARGVDGIVAIDTHLDEPPPLPTVTVAGHNVLPGVSNVFLDEDHAARLSLAHLRELGHRKIAFMHGQPFSSDADTRWFASLNAARELGMELHEELMIYLSKDSHSPEISYPGIRKLIKSGRPFTAVLCFNDVAAMGTIRALHESGLRVPDDVSVLGFDDIQSAAYQVPSLTTIRQPLQKMGATAAQLLLKKLSGEAIPDSVQVEPELIVRESTAPARESAKKKVARHTVIP; from the coding sequence ATGCAAAAGCCGCCACCGAACGCTAATGGGCCTCGCCACGCAAATCTGAAGATGCTGGCCGAATATCTTGGCCTGAGCCCGTCAACGGTATCCTTCGTCCTGAATAACACTCCCGGCCGTTCCATTCCCGAATCGACACGGGCGCGAGTGAAGGCGGCGGCGGAGAAGTTCAACTACAGGCCCAGCATGATCGCTCGGACCCTGCAGGGCAAGCGTATGCAGACGATCGGCATCCTGCTTCCCGAGCTGGGCGAAGGCTATCACTCACAGGTGCTGTCCGGCGTTGGCGATCTTTTGATGGGGAAGGATTATTTTTACTTCACCGTGCACCATCGCCACCGTAAGGAATTGGTCAATGCCTATCCCAGTCTGCTTCGCGCCAGGGGAGTGGATGGCATCGTCGCCATCGACACGCATCTCGATGAGCCGCCGCCGCTGCCTACGGTGACGGTTGCGGGGCACAACGTGCTTCCCGGGGTCTCAAACGTCTTCCTCGACGAGGATCATGCGGCGCGGCTTTCTTTGGCTCATCTGCGCGAGCTTGGCCACAGAAAGATCGCCTTTATGCATGGGCAGCCCTTCAGCTCAGATGCGGATACAAGATGGTTCGCCAGCCTTAACGCCGCACGCGAGCTAGGGATGGAGCTGCATGAAGAGCTGATGATCTATCTATCCAAGGACTCTCATTCGCCAGAGATCAGCTATCCCGGGATCCGCAAACTGATCAAGAGCGGGCGGCCCTTCACTGCAGTGCTCTGCTTCAATGACGTCGCGGCGATGGGGACCATCCGGGCGCTGCATGAGTCGGGCCTGCGGGTACCTGACGACGTCTCCGTCCTCGGTTTCGATGATATTCAGTCAGCTGCGTACCAGGTACCCAGCCTGACGACCATCCGGCAGCCCTTGCAGAAGATGGGCGCCACGGCGGCACAGCTGCTACTAAAGAAGCTGAGCGGCGAAGCGATTCCGGATTCCGTCCAGGTGGAGCCTGAGCTGATCGTGCGGGAGTCGACAGCTCCAGCGCGGGAGTCAGCAAAGAAGAAGGTCGCCCGCCACACCGTGATTCCTTAA
- a CDS encoding glycosyl hydrolase family 39, producing the protein MPACQKKRFYDRLAIRLSLFTLGAFALTSLPAIGAQITDPGTTAIRIDAHAKTTPFPHFWEQMFGSGRAILSLRDGYRRDLQTVKRVTELRSVRFHGIFDDEVGLYDPDRKPVQFAQMRGAQDQASNDNAGIYNFSYIDQIYDGLLEQGVRPFVELSFMPRKLSSQPEASHPFWYRPNVNPPRDYTQWDAMITAFVHHLVDRYGLDEVSHWDFEVWNEPNIDFWKGTPAQESYFELYDHTALAIKKVNSRLRVGGPSTAQAAWTSDFLRHCKEKNIPVDFVTSHVYANDTAKDVFHTDEAIPRDRMVCRAVRKVHDEIAASPFPSLPLIFSEYNASYANEPNVTDTTYMGPWLATTISQCDGLTEAMSYWTFSDVFEEQGVVRTPFYGGFGILAEHGIPKPAFNAFAMLHQLGDQRIPLQSDSALATRRSDGSIAVALWNYAAPDGTGAAYTAPPVTRGPDRAFTLQIAGVSSSAMATVLRLDENHGNVIKKYDEMGRPAFPSREQIVQLREAGRPAAPETTKLQDGRLQLQVPPQGLVVIIINNGKATR; encoded by the coding sequence ATGCCTGCCTGCCAAAAGAAGCGCTTCTATGATCGACTTGCCATACGGTTGAGCCTGTTTACCCTGGGAGCGTTTGCATTGACAAGCTTGCCTGCCATCGGTGCGCAGATCACAGATCCCGGAACGACAGCTATCCGGATCGATGCCCATGCCAAAACGACTCCCTTTCCACACTTCTGGGAACAGATGTTTGGATCAGGACGAGCGATCCTGTCGCTGCGCGACGGATATCGCCGCGATCTCCAGACCGTTAAGCGCGTTACGGAGCTTCGCAGCGTGCGGTTTCATGGCATCTTCGACGATGAAGTGGGACTCTACGACCCGGACCGTAAGCCCGTCCAGTTTGCCCAGATGCGCGGCGCGCAAGACCAGGCTTCGAACGACAACGCCGGAATCTATAACTTCTCCTATATCGATCAGATCTACGATGGTCTGCTCGAGCAGGGGGTGCGTCCGTTCGTCGAACTCAGCTTCATGCCCCGCAAACTTTCCTCGCAGCCGGAGGCGTCACACCCGTTCTGGTATCGTCCCAACGTTAACCCTCCGCGTGATTACACCCAGTGGGACGCGATGATCACCGCGTTTGTCCATCACCTGGTCGACCGTTACGGCCTCGATGAGGTCTCTCACTGGGACTTCGAGGTGTGGAACGAGCCGAACATCGATTTCTGGAAGGGCACTCCGGCACAGGAGAGCTACTTTGAGCTTTACGATCACACGGCACTCGCGATCAAGAAGGTCAACTCGCGGCTGCGAGTCGGCGGCCCTTCCACAGCACAGGCAGCGTGGACCAGCGACTTCCTTCGCCACTGCAAGGAGAAGAACATCCCGGTCGACTTCGTTACCAGCCACGTCTACGCCAACGACACAGCGAAGGATGTCTTCCACACCGATGAGGCGATTCCACGCGACCGCATGGTATGCAGAGCGGTCCGCAAGGTGCATGACGAGATCGCAGCTTCGCCGTTTCCTTCGCTGCCGCTTATCTTCAGCGAATACAACGCCAGCTATGCCAACGAGCCAAACGTCACCGACACCACCTACATGGGGCCATGGCTCGCCACGACCATCAGCCAGTGCGATGGTCTGACCGAAGCCATGAGCTACTGGACCTTCTCCGATGTCTTCGAAGAGCAGGGTGTCGTCCGAACGCCCTTCTACGGAGGATTCGGCATTCTGGCGGAGCACGGTATTCCCAAACCCGCCTTCAACGCCTTTGCCATGTTGCACCAGCTGGGGGATCAGCGCATTCCGCTCCAGTCCGATTCTGCCCTGGCGACGCGGCGCAGTGACGGCTCTATCGCAGTGGCGCTCTGGAACTACGCTGCTCCCGACGGAACGGGAGCAGCGTACACCGCGCCGCCCGTTACCCGTGGTCCAGACCGTGCATTTACACTGCAGATAGCCGGAGTATCGTCGTCCGCTATGGCTACCGTTCTGCGACTCGACGAGAATCACGGCAATGTGATCAAGAAGTATGACGAGATGGGCCGGCCTGCATTTCCCTCGCGAGAACAGATCGTTCAATTACGCGAGGCGGGTCGGCCGGCTGCTCCAGAGACCACGAAGCTCCAGGACGGGCGTTTGCAGCTCCAGGTTCCCCCTCAGGGGTTGGTCGTAATCATCATCAACAACGGAAAGGCGACGCGCTAA